Proteins encoded by one window of Chaetodon trifascialis isolate fChaTrf1 chromosome 15, fChaTrf1.hap1, whole genome shotgun sequence:
- the LOC139343448 gene encoding adhesion G protein-coupled receptor E5, protein MAGRWNLLILALYLSFVVVLSKPSCPEGFNLERQNCIDDDECAVDDYDPDYIGPCGENALCFNTNGSFYCQCADGFRSSVQTVNFSAGTSATCKDINECLEGKDLCGPNAICHNAIPHYSCVCDDGFISSTGVEGFHHGDNVTCADIDECEEEKVCGQNAACINTLGAYHCVCNAGFGLKSGKSNFSRNQEQCEDICMIDKTICGNGTCHRGASGHYCACHSGFTNYGKKGSHCTALNCNVFKDTDSLTEEFHVAHDLMMQLEKSCLELTESENPTVLNGDDMLKRLLSVIDKLLSSGALEDNRKVSAFLDIVENALKLIGPFIKPPGTTRSSTHTELELRVHEGADIPQGPVSLSSKQAQLDILLETAAGDPSNYPGFTTVYLLSYANLEDSADGFFNGMKQVNQSFQINSKVVTVAVSNSNTSHLEQPVKLTFYHLKQSNESNHACVFWDSSEEGGTWSPHGCSVVKSNSEYTVCSCNHLSSFAVLMALHDIENKFELQLITWVGLSLSLICLFICILTFSLIRSIQSPRTTIHLHLCISLFIATLIFLAGISRTENRVGCAVVAGLLHFFFLAAFCWMCLEGIQLFRMVVLVFNTNVKTLYMMAGGYGVPAVIVGISAIANSKGYGTERYCWLNLEFIWSFFGPACVIIIVNVFFFLITVWKLAQKFSSLNPDLDNLQKIKAFTITAVAQLCVLGTMWIFGCFQFEEGTITMTYLFTIFGSLQGVMLFVMHCLFSKQVRDEYRNILSRCCAPRKKTYSEFSYSQSSKAHASKSTQDTGESHM, encoded by the exons ATGGCAGGCAGGTGGAACCTCCTGATACTGG CTCTGTACCTCTCCTTCGTTGTGGTCCTGTCAAAACCATCCTGCCCTGAAGGATTTAATCTTGAGAGGCAAAACTGCATTG ATGACGATGAATGTGCTGTTGACGATTACGATCCTGATTATATTGGGCCCTGTGGAGAGAATGCGCTCTGCTTCAACACAAATGGCAGCTTCTACTGTCAGTGCGCTGATGGTTTCAGATCATCAGTGCAGACGGTGAATTTTTCAGCTGGAACCTCTGCCACGTGTAAAG ATATCAATGAGTGTTTGGAGGGCAAGGACCTCTGTGGACCTAATGCAATATGTCATAACGCAATTCCACATTATTCCTGCGTTTGTGATGATGGATTCATTTCCTCTACTGGAGTGGAAGGTTTTCATCATGGTGACAATGTGACATGTGCAG ATATTGACGAATGTGAAGAGGAAAAGGTTTGTGGTCAGAATGCAGCATGCATCAACACACTTGGTGCTTATCACTGTGTCTGTAATGCTGGCTTTGGACTGAAATCTGGCAAATCTAACTTCTCCAGAAATCAGGAGCAATGTGAAG ACATATGTATGATTGATAAGACAATCTGTGGAAATGGAACCTGCCACCGTGGAGCCAGTGGCCATTACTGTGCATGCCACTCAGGGTTCACTAACTATGGCAAGAAAGGGTCTCACTGCACTG caTTAAACTGTAATGTTTTCAAAGATACGGACAGTCTGACAGAG GAATTTCATGTTGCACATGATCTCATGATGCAGTTGGAAAAAAGCTGCCTGGAGCTTACAGAGAGTGAGAATCCAACAGTGCTGAATGGAGATGACATGCTGAAG AGACTGTTGTCTGTAATCGACAAGCTCTTGTCCAGTGGAGCCTTGGAGGATAACAGGAAAGTCTCCGCCTTTCTGGACATCGTGGAAAATGCTCTGAAGCTCATAGGACCTTTCATTAAGCCCCCTGGGACAACGAGATCCTCCACTCACACAG AGCTGGAGCTACGGGTACATGAGGGGGCTGACATACCCCAGGGACCTGTGTCTTTATCATCCAAACAAGCCCAGCTGGACATCCTGCTGGAGACAGCTGCTGGAGATCCCTCAAATTACCCTG GCTTTACAACAGTGTACCTGCTGAGCTACGCAAACCTGGAAGACTCTGCAGACGGCTTCTTTAATGGAATGAAACAAGTGAACCAAAGCTTTCAAATCAACTCTAAAGTTGTGACTGTTGCAGTCAGTAACAGCAACACAAGCCATCTCGAACAGCCAGTCAAATTAACTTTCTACCACCTGAAACAG TCAAATGAATCTAACCACGCATGCGTGTTCTGGGATTCCTCTGAGGAAGGAGGAACATGGTCTCCTCATGGCTGCAGTGTGGTGAAGTCCAACTCTGAATACACCGTGTGCTCTTGCAACCATCTGAGCAGCTTTGCTGTGCTCATGGCACTCCATGACATAGAG AACAAGTTTGAGTTGCAACTGATCACCTGGGTGGGTTTGTCCCTTTCACTAATTTGCCTGTTCATCTGCATCCTGACATTCTCGTTGATCCGCTCCATCCAAAGCCCAAGAACCACCATCCACCTGCACCTCTGCATCAGCCTCTTCATTGCCACCCTTATCTTCCTTGCAGGCATCTCTCGCACAGAGAACCGG GTTGGCTGTGCAGTGGTAGCAGGACTGCTGCATTTCTTCTTCCTAGCAGCATTTTGCTGGATGTGTCTGGAGGGTATACAGCTCTTCAGGATGGTAGTCCTGGTCTTTAACACCAACGTCAAAACCCTTTACATGATGGCAGGAGGCTATGGAGTCCCAGCTGTAATTGTCGGTATCTCTGCCATAGCTAATAGCAAGGGCTATGGCACTGAGAGATA TTGCTGGTTAAACCTTGAATTCATCTGGAGTTTCTTTGGCCCTGCCTGTGTCATCATCATT GTGAacgttttcttctttctcatcACCGTCTGGAAGCTGGCACAGAAGTTCTCAAGTTTAAACCCTGACCTGGACAAtctgcagaaaataaa GGCGTTCACCATTACTGCAGtggctcagctgtgtgtgttgggcaCCATGTGGATCTTTGGTTGTTTCCAGTTTGAGGAGGGCACCATAACCATGACTTACCTATTCACCATCTTTGGCAGCCTTCAGGGGGTCATGCTCTTTGTCATGCACTGCCTGTTTTCCAAGCAG GTGAGGGATGAGTACAGAAACATCCTGTCCAGATGTTGTGCACCTAGGAAGAAGACTTACTCAGAGTTCAGTTACTCACAATCCAGCAAAGCTCAT GCTTCCAAGAGCACCCAGGACACGGGAGAGTCGCACATGTGA
- the ptger1c gene encoding prostaglandin E receptor 1c (subtype EP1) codes for MTLKMRTPSILMTSFSTSPTVSIVNQSLSINSSEQPSPWLNNSTRLPFKASGLGMSCFTMTFGAVSNLTALGMLARVQFRRQSKTPYLLLAVALLLADLVGHVIPGAFALYLHIDRSYKIEASNEFCKIFGASMVFFGLCPLLLGCAMAVERCVAITQPFFHAAMITLAHVRLVVLFLSSLALVLAVLPLFGVGTYTTQSPGTWCFLPIQDPQSTADTNLVLAFSCLGLTALTLSLFCNILSGLALLQARMKSHNVNTKPAASCTRHASSASSSSLFCSLDVEMMAQLATITVVSCVCWSPFLIHILVIQFNQSDGASSVKKDGFTLLGLRMASWNQILDPWVYILLRRTVFLRLCSAFHRQRTTVTANSSCADTHRRALTLQ; via the exons ATGACTCTGAAGATGAGGACACCATCTATACTCATGACTTCATTTTCTACCTCTCCCACGGTGTCCATCGTCAACCAGAGCCTGAGTATCAACTCCTCCGAGCAGCCGAGCCCCTGGCTGAACAACAGCACTCGGCTACCCTTCAAAGCATCAGGTTTAGGGATGTCTTGCTTCACGATGACATTCGGTGCCGTCTCCAACCTCACAGCTCTGGGCATGTTGGCCCGTGTCCAATTCCGGCGCCAGTCCAAAACACCATATCTGCTATTAGCAGTGGCTTTGCTATTGGCTGACCTAGTAGGTCATGTGATCCCAGGTGCATTTGCTTTGTATCTGCACATTGATCGGAGTTATAAAATAGAGGCCTCCAATGAGTTCTGTAAGATCTTTGGGGCAAGTATGGTGTTTTTTGGCTTATGCCCTTTGCTGTTGGGTTGTGCCATGGCAGTGGAGCGCTGTGTGGCCATCACCCAGCCATTTTTCCATGCCGCTATGATCACATTGGCCCATGTACGCCTAGTTGTGttatttctgtcctctcttGCACTCGTGTTAGCGGTTCTACCTTTATTTGGTGTGGGGACTTACACTACCCAGTCTCCTGGGACATGGTGTTTCTTGCCTATCCAAGATCCACAGTCTACAGCTGACACCAATCTGGTTCTGGCGTTCTCATGTCTGGGCCTCACTGCACTCACTCTTTCCCTGTTCTGCAACATCCTGAGTGGTCTGGCATTGCTGCAGGCCAGAATGAAGTCCCACAATGTTAATACAAAACCAGCAGCCTCCTGTACTCGCCATGCTTCGTCTGCATCGTCTTCCTCCCTGTTCTGTTCGTTGGATGTGGAGATGATGGCACAACTGGCGACAATCACTGTGGTTTCCTGTGTATGTTGGAGCCCCTTTCTT ATCCACATTCTCGTGATACAGTTCAACCAAAGCGATGGAGCTTCAAGTGTCAAAAAAGATGGGTTCACTCTTCTGGGCTTACGTATGGCCTCCTGGAACCAGATCTTGGACCCGTGGGTTTACATCTTACTGAGGAGGACAGTGTTTTTAAGACTTTGCTCTGCTTTCCACAGACAGAGAACCACAGTGACAGCAAATAGctcctgtgcagacacacacaggcgggCTCTCACCCTGCAGTGA